The Streptococcus downei MFe28 DNA window CCTCAACGATAACGCCACCGTCCATGAAAATGACCCGATCGGCCACTTCTTTTGCGAAGCCCATTTCATGGGTGACAATGACCATAGTCATACCAGACTTGGCTAGGTCTTGAATAACAGCCAAAACCTCTCCGACCATTTCAGGGTCGAGGGCTGACGTTGGCTCATCAAAGAGGAGGACATCAGGATCCATGGCCAAACCACGGGCAATGGCAATCCGCTGCTGCTGTCCGCCTGAAAGAGAGGTAGGATTGGCCTTGGCCTTGTCCTTAAGCCCAACCTTCTCCAAGAGTTCATAAGCCTTTTCTTCAGCATGACTCTTAGATTGACCCTTGACTTTGGTTGGCGCCAAAGTAATATTTTCTAGGACATTCATATTAGGGAAAAGATTGAATTGTTGGAAAACCATCCCCATCTTTTCACGCATTTTGAAAACATCGTTTTTCTTATCAGTGATATCAACACCTTCAAAACTAACAGTCCCCTTGGTCGGAACTTCCAGAAGATTCATGGTTCTAAGGAAAGTTGATTTACCCGAACCCGACGGGCCAATGATAACAACAACTTCGCCTTTTTCAATGTCCAAATCAATCCCATTGAGGACTTCATTCTTACCAAAATATTTATGCAGATTTTTTATACTAATCAAGGTATCAGTCATGCTTTTTGTCCTTTCCCAAGACGATTTTCAAGCCACTTCTGACCAGCCGTCAGAACGGTTGTCAACATGAGGTAGTAGAAGGCTGCAAACAAGAGAGGTTCCAGCGGAACGTAGGTGGTTGCTAGAACAGTCTGAGCCCCATTCCAGAGTTCCATAATCCCGATAGTTTGCAAGAGGGAACTATCCTTAATGATGGTAATAAATTCATTACCCAGAGCTGGCAAAATATTCTTGAAGGCCTGGGGTAAAACCACATAGCGCATAGCTTTGGCTGGCTTAATCCCCAAGGAATAGGCCGCTTCCACTTGTCCCTTGGGAACAGCTTCAATCCCAGCCCGAACGATTTCAGAGATATAGGCCCCGCTGTTAAGCGAAAGGATGATAATCCCTGGAATCAGGCGGGAGAAGTCAAGCTCCACTGTTCCAAACCCAATGGTGGGAGCACTCTTAAAATTCATCCAGAGGAAGGCAATCATGATTTGCACAACCATGGGAGTTCCGCGAAAGACCCAGACATAAAAGCTAACTAGGTAATTTAACAGCTTGATATTTGAGCGTTTTGCTAGAGCGACTAGGACCCCTAGAATGGTCCCCAAAAAGACTACACAGACAGAAATCATAACGGTGACAAGGACACCGTAGTTGAAATAACCCCAATATTTGGGCAAGAAAGAAAAATCGAAATTCACAGATTTACTCCTATTTTAGATAGCCAAAGGCAGCTTTCTCATGACAATTAGTGGCTCACTTTCAAGGCCACCTTGTCAATAAATTTGTAAATTATTTTACCATAAAATGAATAATAATACAATATCATTTTATAATTTTCTGATTTTTCATTGATTCTTGTATATTTTTTGAAAAGGTCAGAGGACAGATAAATAAAAAGCCAATTGGAAGCCCTGCCAGGCTGGCAGAGACCTCCAATCAGCTTTTTAGGCGAGGCATAGTTATCGCTCCAATTATCTAAATTGCTTTAGAAAAATGGTGAGTTTTCCTCTTCTTCTGCTACAGACTTGTCAGTAGCTTGCTTACTTTGAGCAGGCTGACTAAGGCTACTATCAGTGCTTGACTGGCTACTGGTCACGGGCGCAAATGAGAAATCCATTCCGACAAAAAGGTTGACAATAGCTAGGGCTAGGCTGGCTGCTAGAAGAATGAGAAGTAGCAAGGAGAAAATGCCAGGTACTAAGACTAAACCAACCAGCAGACAGTAGCCCATTAGGAGGCTAGCTATGATGCCTAGACAAGAAGTTAGCCATTGCAAGACCTTATCGGTTCCCTTGATTTTCACGTATCGCATCAGATTAATCTGACCTAGAATGACTGTCAAGGCAAGGAGCCCACAGGCTATCAAGACCAGCCACTCACCGCCTTGCAGGCCTCCTACCTTCAAGCCTGTCCAGAGGAAGCTAAAAAGATTGGAATAGATGAAAGACTGGCGAGGGGTCGCCCCTATGAGAAGGACGAGAACGAGTGCTATAAACCCTAAGCTCGATGCGGTGTTCTTCATGATAAGGTAGGTTTGGTACTTACTGGCTCCTGAATTCGTATTTTCTGTCATAGTCTCCTCCGTTCACAGCAAAAAAATCAGACCACTAGGAGAGTCTGATTTTCTGATAATTCTTAGTAAAGCAGGTCATAGATTTCCATAGCAATCAAGTCAATGCTATCGAAAGTATAGGTTTCACGCGCTTTAACATCACGCAATGTGAATACTGGACCATTTTCAGGATCATTGGCAAAAGAAACTTCCGCAACGACTTGGCCATCACGCTCGAAATTCCTTTTCAAATTACCCCCATCTGTCGTCATCAAATTGAGACGATCAATGATTCTCACCAAATGTGATTCCATGTAGATTCTCCTTAGCTAAGCACATGAGGGTGGGAAAAATTTCCCCCATAACTACTTTATCCCCTTGTGCCTTTTATCTTTTAATCAGTCTTATTTTACCATAAACTAGGGAAATGAGATAGGTCAAAGCCTTAAATAGGGAAATTTATCTCTTAGAAGTTACCCATTTTACTGAAATTCGATAAGCAAGGTCTCCATTAGCCTAGAAAGAATTTCTTCTGGTAGGACCTAATCCTCTTGATAAGATTGATAGATAATGGCCTTGATAGCATGCATGCGGTTCTCTGCCTCTTGGAAAATAACGGGGCTGTACTTCTGGAAGACCTGATCAGTAATCTCCAGCTCACTATAGCCATACTTGTCGTAAATTTCTTGACCAATACTAGTGTTGAGATCATGGAAGGCTGGCAAACAGTGCAGGACGATGAGGTCGGGATTTTGTGCCAAATCTAGCAGACCTTGGTTGACTTGGTAGGGGAGGAGCCAATCAATCCTTTCCTTGAAGTCCACATCTTCCCCCATGGAGACCCAGACGTCGGTGTAAATCATATCCACACCCTTGACTGCTGCAGGATCTGCAGTTATCTCTAACTTGGCTCCACTATTGTGCTTCTTGGCCAAATCAAGAACCGCTTTTTCTGGTTGCAGGCTTTCTGGGGCAATAATGGTACAGTTGACCCCTAAAATAGCCGAAGTAACTAAGAGGGAATTAGCCATATTATTGCGACCATCTCCAACATAGGCAATGCTGAGGCCTTCTAAACTACCGAAATGTTCCTTGAGTGTCAGAAAGTCGGCAATCATCTGGGTGGGATGCCAGCTGTCGGTCAAGCCATTCCAGACGGGGACACCAGAATACTTGGCCAGGGTTTCGACATCCTCCTGCTTAAAGCCCCGATATTCAATGCCATCAAACATGGAGCCTAGGACCTTAGCCGTATCCGCCACAGACTCCTTCTTGCCCAGCTGGGTTTCTCCAGCC harbors:
- a CDS encoding amino acid ABC transporter ATP-binding protein, with the protein product MTDTLISIKNLHKYFGKNEVLNGIDLDIEKGEVVVIIGPSGSGKSTFLRTMNLLEVPTKGTVSFEGVDITDKKNDVFKMREKMGMVFQQFNLFPNMNVLENITLAPTKVKGQSKSHAEEKAYELLEKVGLKDKAKANPTSLSGGQQQRIAIARGLAMDPDVLLFDEPTSALDPEMVGEVLAVIQDLAKSGMTMVIVTHEMGFAKEVADRVIFMDGGVIVEEGSPQEVFDHTKEDRTKDFLGKVL
- a CDS encoding amino acid ABC transporter permease — encoded protein: MNFDFSFLPKYWGYFNYGVLVTVMISVCVVFLGTILGVLVALAKRSNIKLLNYLVSFYVWVFRGTPMVVQIMIAFLWMNFKSAPTIGFGTVELDFSRLIPGIIILSLNSGAYISEIVRAGIEAVPKGQVEAAYSLGIKPAKAMRYVVLPQAFKNILPALGNEFITIIKDSSLLQTIGIMELWNGAQTVLATTYVPLEPLLFAAFYYLMLTTVLTAGQKWLENRLGKGQKA
- a CDS encoding DUF1797 family protein, with product MESHLVRIIDRLNLMTTDGGNLKRNFERDGQVVAEVSFANDPENGPVFTLRDVKARETYTFDSIDLIAMEIYDLLY
- the argF gene encoding ornithine carbamoyltransferase yields the protein MAKSFLKEIDFTKEELLGLIDSAAKFKTLKKKKQAHKYLEGLNIALIFEKTSTRTRSAFTVAGQDLGMNVTYLGAGETQLGKKESVADTAKVLGSMFDGIEYRGFKQEDVETLAKYSGVPVWNGLTDSWHPTQMIADFLTLKEHFGSLEGLSIAYVGDGRNNMANSLLVTSAILGVNCTIIAPESLQPEKAVLDLAKKHNSGAKLEITADPAAVKGVDMIYTDVWVSMGEDVDFKERIDWLLPYQVNQGLLDLAQNPDLIVLHCLPAFHDLNTSIGQEIYDKYGYSELEITDQVFQKYSPVIFQEAENRMHAIKAIIYQSYQED